From the Bufo gargarizans isolate SCDJY-AF-19 unplaced genomic scaffold, ASM1485885v1 original_scaffold_1370_pilon, whole genome shotgun sequence genome, one window contains:
- the LOC122923227 gene encoding extensin-like, which yields MEQQGAVRVTNVHERREILTVRSLQCFPELSVLQAVFSGPFHESLSWECTRAPSVLFTPDPSVLFTPDPQHLIHPRPPASYSPQAPSVLFNPDPSVLFTPDPQRLIHPRPLASYSPQAPSVLFTPDPQRLIHPRPPASYSPQTPSVLFTPDPQRPIHPRPPASYSPQTPSVLFTPDPQRPIHPRPPASYSPQTTSILFTPDPQHLIHPRPPASYSPQTPSVLFTPDPQRLIQPRPPASYSPQTPSVLLTPGPQRLIHPRPQHLIHPRPPASYSPQTPASYSPQTPSVLLTPDPQCLINPRTPVSYSPQTPSVLFTPDPSVLFTPDPQRLIHPRPPASYSPQTPSFLFPQTPSVLFTPDPQRLIHPRPPASYSPQTPSVLFTPDPQRLIHPRPPASYSPQTPSVLFTQTPSVLFTPDPQRLIHPRPPASYSPQTPSVLFTPGPQRLIHPRPPASYSPQTPSVSFHPRPPVFYSPQTPSVLFTPDPSVLFTPDPQCFIHPRPPASYSPQTPSVLFTPDPQRLIHPRPPASYSPQTPSVLFTPDPQRLFSPQTPSVLFTPDPQRLIHPSVLFTPDPQRLIHPRPPASLFTPDPQCFIHPRPPASYSPQTPASYSPQTPSVLFTPDPQRLIHPRPPASYSPQTPSVLFTPGPQRLIHPRPPASYSPQTPASYSPQSPSVLFTPDPQRLIHPSVLFTPDPQCLIHPRPPASYSPQTPSFLFPPASYSPQTPSVLFTPDPSVLFTPDPQRLIHPRPPASYSPQTPSVLFTPASYSPQTPSVLFTPGPQRLIHPRPPASYSPQTPSVLFTPDPQSIIHPRPPVYYSPQKY from the exons atggagcagcagggagcag TCCGGGTGACTAATGTCCATGAACGGAGGGAAATCCTGACGGTGCGCTCTCTGCAGTGCTTCCCCGAGCTGTCTGTGTTGCAGGCTGTCTTCTCCGGACCGTTTCATGAATCTTTAAGCTGGGAATGCACCAGA GCCCCTAGCGTCTTATTCACCCCAGACCCCAGCGTCTTATTCACCCCAGACCCCCAGCATCTTATTCACCCCAGACCCCCAGCTTCTTATTCACCCCAGGCCCCTAGTGTCTTATTCAACCCAGACCCCAGCGTCTTATTCACCCCAGACCCCCAGCGTCTTATTCACCCCAGGCCCCTAGCGTCTTATTCACCCCAGGCCCCCAGCGTCTTATTCACCCCAGACCCCCAGCGTCTTATTCACCCCAGACCCCCAGCGTCTTATTCACCCCAGACCCCCAGCGTCTTATTCACCCCAGACCCCCAGCGTCCTATTCACCCCAGGCCCCCAGCGTCTTATTCACCCCAGACCCCCAGCGTCTTATTCACCCCAGACCCCCAGCGTCCTATTCACCCCAGACCCCCAGCTTCTTATTCACCCCAGACCACCAGCATCTTATTCACCCCAGACCCCCAGCATCTTATTCACCCCAGACCCCCAGCGTCCTATTCACCCCAGACCCCCAGCGTCTTATTCACCCCAGACCCCCAGCGTCTTATTCAGCCCAGGCCCCCAGCATCTTATTCACCCCAGACCCCCAGTGTCTTATTAACCCCAGGCCCCCAGCGTCTTATTCACCCCAGACCCCAGCATCTTATTCACCCCAGACCCCCAGCGTCTTATTCACCCCAGACCCCAGCGTCTTATTCACCCCAGACCCCCAGCGTCTTATTAACCCCAGACCCCCAGTGTCTTATTAACCCCAGAACCCCAGTGTCTTATTCACCCCAGACCCCCAGCGTCTTATTCACCCCAGACCCCAGTGTATTATTCACCCCAGACCCCCAGCGTCTTATTCACCCCAGGCCCCCAGCGTCTTATTCACCCCAGACCCCCAGCTTCTTATTCCCCCAGACCCCCAGCGTCTTATTCACCCCAGACCCCCAGCGTCTTATTCACCCCAGACCCCCAGCTTCTTATTCCCCCCAGACCCCCAGCGTCTTATTCACCCCAGACCCCCAGCGTCTTATTCACCCCAGACCCCCAGCGTCTTATTCACCCCAGACCCCCAGCGTCTTATTCACCCAGACCCCCAGCGTCTTATTCACCCCAGACCCCCAGCGTCTTATTCACCCCAGACCCCCAGCGTCTTATTCACCCCAGACCCCCAGCGTCTTATTCACCCCAGGCCCCCAGCGTCTTATTCACCCCAGACCCCCAGCGTCTTATTCACCCCAGACCCCCAGCGTCTCTTTTCACCCCAGACCCCCAGTGTTTTATTCACCCCAGACCCCCAGCGTCTTATTCACCCCAGACCCCAGCGTCTTATTCACCCCAGACCCCCAGTGTTTTATTCACCCCAGACCCCCAGCGTCTTATTCACCCCAGACCCCCAGCGTCTTATTCACCCCAGACCCCCAGCGTCTTATTCACCCCAGGCCCCCAGCGTCTTATTCACCCCAGACCCCCAGCGTCTTATTCACCCCAGACCCCCAGCGTCTCTTTTCACCCCAGACCCCCAGTGTTTTATTCACCCCAGACCCCCAGCGTCTTATTCACCCCAGCGTCTTATTCACCCCAGACCCCCAGCGTCTTATTCACCCCAGACCCCCAGCGTCTCTTTTCACCCCAGACCCCCAGTGTTTTATTCACCCCAGACCCCCAGCGTCTTATTCACCCCAGACCCCAGCGTCTTATTCACCCCAGACCCCCAGCGTCTTATTCACCCCAGACCCCCAGCGTCTTATTCACCCCAGACCCCCAGCGTCTTATTCACCCCAGACCCCCAGCGTCTTATTCACCCCAGGCCCCCAGCGTCTTATTCACCCCAGACCCCCAGCGTCTTATTCACCCCAGACCCCAGCGTCTTATTCACCCCAGTCCCCCAGCGTCTTATTCACCCCAGACCCCCAGCGTCTTATTCACCCCAGCGTCTTATTCACCCCAGACCCCCAGTGTCTTATTCACCCCAGGCCCCCAGCGTCTTATTCACCCCAGACCCCCAGCTTCTTATTCCCCCCAGCGTCTTATTCACCCCAGACCCCCAGCGTCTTATTCACCCCAGACCCCAGCGTCTTATTCACCCCAGACCCCCAGCGTCTTATTCACCCCAGACCCCCAGCGTCTTATTCACCCCAGACCCCCAGCGTCTTATTCACCCCAGCGTCTTATTCACCCCAGACCCCCAGCGTCTTATTCACCCCAGGCCCCCAGCGTCTTATTCACCCCAGACCCCCAGCGTCTTATTCACCCCAGACCCCCAGTGTTTTATTCACCCCAGACCCCCAGTCTATTATTCACCCCAGACCCCCAGTCTATTATTCACCCCAAAAGtactaa
- the CTXND2 gene encoding cortexin domain containing 2 has protein sequence MDAPTLLPLVDVDKGFAIALFLLLCIFLAMMIVRCARLIMDPYKDIPNSMWEDQ, from the coding sequence ATGGATgctcccaccttacttccccttGTGGATGTGGATAAAGGTTTTGCCATTGCCTTGTTCCTGCTCCTCTGCATCTTCCTGGCCATGATGATCGTCCGTTGTGCCAGGCTTATAATGGACCCTTACAAGGACATTCCAAACTCTATGTGGGAGGATCAGTAG